One part of the Osmerus mordax isolate fOsmMor3 chromosome 18, fOsmMor3.pri, whole genome shotgun sequence genome encodes these proteins:
- the rpl11 gene encoding 60S ribosomal protein L11, translating to MAEQGEKKENPMKELRIRKLCLNICVGESGDRLTRAAKVLEQLTGQTPVFSKARYTVRSFGIRRNEKIAVHCTVRGAKAEEILEKGLKVREYELRKNNFSDTGNFGFGIQEHIDLGIKYDPSIGIYGLDFYVVLGRPGFSIADKKQKTGRIGYKHRIRKEESMRWFQQKYDGIILPGK from the exons ATGGCG GAACAGGGTGAGAAAAAGGAGAACCCCATGAAAGAGCTGCGTATTCGCAAGCTCTGCCTAAACATCTGCGTGGGTGAGAGTGGTGACAGGCTGACCCGTGCCGCCAAGGTGCTTGAGCAGCTCACAGGCCAGACTCCTGTGTTCTCCAAGG CCCGCTACACTGTGCGATCCTTCGGCATCCGCAGAAATGAAAAGATTGCTGTCCACTGTACTGTCCGTGGAGCCAAGGCAGAGGAAATCCTGGAGAAAGGACTCAAG GTGCGTGAGTATGAGTTGAGGAAgaacaacttctcagacaccgGGAACTTCGGTTTTGGTATCCAGGAACACATTGACCTGGGCATCAAGTATGACCCTAGCATTGGAATCTATGGACTGGACTTCTACGTG gTCCTGGGCAGACCCGGCTTCAGCATTGCTGACAAGAAGCAGAAGACTGGCCGCATCGGATACAAGCACCGCATCCGCAAAGAGGAGTCCATGCGCTGGTTCCAGCAGAAG TATGATGGCATCATTCTCCCTGGAAAGTAA